One window of Novosphingobium sp. P6W genomic DNA carries:
- the ltrA gene encoding group II intron reverse transcriptase/maturase encodes MIISEMQHKLATWAESDPNRRFDRLLRLIADRAWLAEAARIVLASSGANTPGIDGMDKQRMQAGLAEYLASLRTDLLSGNYIPQPVRRIYIPKANGKNRPLGIPTLKDRIIQRAMLMAMEPIWESDFHRLSYGFRPERSVHHAVRTVKIQLQDGGAGTRGRWVIEGDLASYFDTVHHRLLLRCIRRRIRDDRFVDLLWRFLKAGHIDRGLFVASSEGVPQGGVLSPLLSNIMLHEFDAWLEAKYLSDKARKDRWAWNFGIQQGRPITVRENRQWKPAVAYCRYADDFVVIVKGTKAHAEAIRDECRTFLEGGLKLTLNMGKTHITHVNDGFVFLGHRIIRRRGSRGRMSVVSTIPKEKAETFAHRLIKALSGNHDVATVDMIDRLNRQLAGWAAFYKFTDFTARIFRRIDTVVFWKMAHWLARKYRSRIKPLMRKWYRVPDIGQSKTWLIYGRSNQGKAVGKALRRLVTSQKMQFRWRNPDRNPYIFRDEIRNTVTSRYHDVAMAMGQG; translated from the coding sequence TTGATAATCAGCGAAATGCAGCACAAGCTCGCGACATGGGCCGAGAGCGATCCGAACCGCAGGTTCGATCGTCTCCTCCGGCTCATCGCCGACAGGGCGTGGCTGGCCGAGGCAGCCCGGATCGTGCTGGCGTCAAGTGGCGCCAATACGCCGGGCATCGACGGAATGGACAAGCAGCGGATGCAGGCCGGACTGGCAGAATATCTGGCCAGCCTGCGCACGGACTTGCTGTCGGGGAATTACATCCCGCAGCCGGTCAGGCGAATCTATATCCCGAAAGCCAATGGCAAGAATCGACCTCTGGGTATCCCGACCCTGAAAGACCGCATCATCCAACGTGCGATGCTGATGGCCATGGAGCCGATCTGGGAGAGCGACTTCCATCGCCTCTCCTACGGCTTCCGGCCGGAACGCAGCGTGCATCACGCAGTCCGGACAGTGAAGATCCAGTTGCAGGATGGTGGCGCCGGGACGCGGGGCCGCTGGGTCATCGAAGGTGATCTGGCGAGCTACTTCGACACGGTCCACCATCGGCTTCTTCTTCGCTGTATCCGGCGGCGTATCAGGGATGATCGGTTCGTCGATCTGCTCTGGCGGTTCCTGAAGGCAGGCCACATTGATCGTGGCCTGTTCGTCGCCTCGAGCGAAGGTGTTCCGCAAGGCGGCGTGCTGTCGCCGCTTCTGTCCAACATCATGCTCCATGAGTTCGATGCCTGGCTGGAGGCGAAATACCTCAGCGACAAGGCGCGAAAGGATCGCTGGGCATGGAACTTCGGTATTCAGCAGGGACGCCCCATCACGGTTCGCGAGAACCGGCAATGGAAACCTGCTGTCGCCTACTGCCGCTACGCCGACGACTTCGTCGTCATCGTCAAGGGCACCAAGGCACACGCCGAGGCCATCCGTGATGAATGCCGGACCTTTCTGGAGGGCGGCCTTAAACTGACGTTGAATATGGGCAAGACCCATATCACCCACGTCAATGACGGGTTCGTGTTCCTCGGGCACCGGATCATCCGCAGGCGGGGATCAAGAGGACGCATGTCCGTGGTCTCGACGATACCCAAGGAGAAAGCCGAGACCTTCGCCCACCGATTGATCAAGGCGCTCTCCGGCAATCATGATGTTGCCACGGTGGACATGATCGATCGCCTGAACCGTCAACTGGCGGGATGGGCTGCGTTCTACAAGTTCACCGACTTCACAGCGCGCATATTCCGGCGCATCGACACCGTCGTGTTCTGGAAAATGGCGCACTGGTTGGCGCGGAAATACCGGTCACGCATCAAGCCTCTGATGCGCAAATGGTACCGTGTACCGGACATCGGCCAGTCGAAAACTTGGCTGATTTATGGTCGTAGCAATCAGGGAAAAGCTGTCGGCAAGGCGCTGCGCAGACTGGTCACAAGCCAGAAAATGCAGTTCCGGTGGCGGAACCCGGATCGAAATCCCTATATCTTCCGGGACGAAATCCGAAACACCGTTACCTCCCGCTATCATGACGTCGCCATGGCCATGGGCCAGGGTTGA
- a CDS encoding IS3 family transposase — protein MTSPWPWARVEWRAVCAERCTYGSGRGSADALPTPLATWAGFVYVAFVIDVYARYIVGWRVSRTAHASFVLDALEQAIHERRPVHRGGLIHHSDRGSQYVSIKYTERLAEAGIEPSVGSVGDSYDNALAETINGLYKAEVIHRRGPWRSFEAVEYATLEWVDWFNNRRLLEPIGNIPPVEAEQRYYDMLDDIPVAA, from the coding sequence ATGACGTCGCCATGGCCATGGGCCAGGGTTGAATGGAGAGCCGTATGCGCTGAAAGGTGCACGTACGGTTCGGGGAGGGGAAGCGCTGATGCGCTTCCTACTCCACTCGCAACTTGGGCGGGCTTCGTCTACGTCGCCTTCGTAATCGACGTCTACGCCCGCTACATCGTTGGATGGCGGGTCAGCCGGACCGCACATGCCAGCTTCGTTCTCGATGCGCTGGAGCAGGCTATCCATGAACGTCGCCCCGTTCACCGAGGCGGGCTCATTCACCATAGCGACCGCGGATCGCAATACGTATCTATTAAGTACACCGAGCGCCTCGCTGAAGCGGGCATCGAACCGTCGGTCGGCAGCGTCGGTGACAGCTACGACAACGCTTTAGCCGAGACAATCAACGGCCTCTACAAAGCTGAGGTAATCCACCGCAGAGGGCCTTGGCGGTCGTTCGAGGCCGTCGAATACGCCACGCTGGAATGGGTCGATTGGTTTAACAACCGGCGGCTCTTGGAGCCCATCGGGAACATCCCGCCGGTCGAAGCCGAGCAACGATATTACGATATGCTGGACGATATCCCAGTGGCAGCTTAA
- a CDS encoding DUF6538 domain-containing protein, with the protein MPAVSRNRLPTCNADFGLSSENHSGNRQTRVYPKRLPYRRNLLVEKRGVFHVRKHVPADLTTTIGKVEIWRTLGTDSLRMAVRRSHAVISEIEAMLESAGRKLGQTVDVKLLQPFEVDGREEVRAVSGRTPAVDVESAPVVPRLTLGEVYARFMDDPTREWSPRTRLAYETARRLTLSIMGANTLMENLNRAACRDFMETLRFIPKSASKRYPDLTPREAAERARAEGWSDLISPSNINVYLNKVCVVLNWAVREEFLTKNHMRGLRLADPIAKQDKRHPFSDEQLRHIFTAPLYRGCKNDGNGYTTPGDVRPKGTRFWIPLIGLYSGLRLNEICQLDIADVRIVDDVRCFVITEISLVGSTDKSLKTRS; encoded by the coding sequence GTGCCTGCCGTCTCCCGAAACCGTCTCCCAACTTGTAATGCTGATTTTGGTTTAAGCAGCGAGAATCATTCGGGAAATCGGCAAACTCGCGTCTACCCAAAACGTCTACCGTATCGGCGAAATTTGCTGGTCGAGAAACGGGGCGTATTCCATGTGCGGAAACATGTCCCGGCAGACCTCACGACGACCATCGGGAAGGTCGAAATTTGGCGGACACTGGGCACTGACAGTTTGAGAATGGCCGTGCGGCGCTCACATGCCGTTATCAGCGAGATCGAGGCGATGCTCGAATCCGCTGGTCGCAAATTGGGGCAGACGGTCGATGTGAAGCTGCTTCAACCATTTGAAGTTGATGGTCGGGAGGAGGTGCGAGCCGTTTCTGGGCGCACACCTGCGGTCGATGTTGAGTCAGCGCCGGTCGTCCCCCGCCTCACTCTGGGCGAGGTCTATGCTCGGTTTATGGACGATCCGACCCGAGAATGGTCCCCGCGTACTCGATTGGCCTATGAAACGGCACGTCGATTGACCCTCTCCATTATGGGAGCGAACACCCTAATGGAAAATCTCAATAGGGCCGCATGTCGCGATTTCATGGAAACGCTCCGCTTCATCCCCAAGAGTGCATCGAAGCGGTATCCCGACCTGACGCCGCGCGAAGCAGCAGAGCGGGCGAGGGCGGAGGGCTGGTCTGATCTCATCAGCCCTTCCAACATCAACGTCTACCTCAACAAGGTGTGCGTGGTTCTGAACTGGGCGGTCAGGGAGGAGTTCCTCACGAAGAATCATATGCGGGGTCTTCGGCTGGCCGATCCCATCGCAAAACAGGACAAGCGCCACCCATTTTCGGATGAGCAGTTACGACATATCTTCACCGCGCCGTTATATCGAGGCTGCAAGAATGATGGCAACGGGTACACCACGCCGGGAGACGTACGCCCCAAGGGAACACGTTTCTGGATACCTCTGATCGGCCTTTACAGCGGTCTGCGACTCAACGAAATCTGCCAACTTGACATCGCCGATGTTCGCATCGTCGATGATGTGCGGTGTTTTGTGATCACCGAGATATCTCTGGTCGGGAGCACGGATAAGAGCTTAAAAACTCGATCCTGA
- the folK gene encoding 2-amino-4-hydroxy-6-hydroxymethyldihydropteridine diphosphokinase — protein sequence MAKHRYLVALGSNMRHPRHGSPRRVLAAALAALDHGKLDLLAASRVIETPPLGPSRRRYANAAALIRSKRDPGEMLRKLHKIEHRFGRRRTGGAWGARVLDLDIVLWNGGAYTGPGEGGDLVIPHRSFRERRFVLDPAATIAGRWRDPLTGLSINQLRARLTKPRAAPR from the coding sequence GTGGCGAAGCATCGCTACCTCGTCGCGCTAGGCTCGAACATGCGGCATCCGCGCCACGGCTCGCCGCGCCGGGTGCTGGCGGCTGCGCTGGCGGCGCTGGATCACGGCAAGCTGGACCTGCTGGCAGCCTCCCGCGTGATCGAGACGCCGCCGCTAGGCCCCTCGCGCCGCCGCTATGCCAACGCGGCGGCGCTGATCCGTTCGAAACGCGATCCCGGCGAGATGCTGCGCAAGCTGCACAAGATCGAGCACCGCTTCGGCCGCCGCCGCACGGGCGGCGCCTGGGGCGCCCGCGTGCTGGACCTCGATATCGTGCTGTGGAACGGCGGCGCCTACACCGGGCCGGGCGAGGGCGGAGATCTTGTCATTCCGCACCGTTCCTTCCGTGAACGCCGCTTCGTCCTCGACCCCGCCGCGACGATCGCGGGCCGCTGGCGCGATCCGCTCACGGGTCTTAGCATAAACCAGTTGCGTGCCCGCTTGACCAAGCCGCGCGCGGCCCCTAGGTGA
- the aguB gene encoding N-carbamoylputrescine amidase gives MSNRQITVAALQLALNSADEGENIAAVSALVEEAAGKGAQIVLPPELFSGPYFCKVEDEALFALARPTAEHPSVIAMQALAAKLKIAIPTSFFERDGHHYYNTLAMIDAEGQIVGTYRKSHIPDGPGYEEKYYFRPGNDGFKVWDLFGTRIGVGVCWDQWYPECARVMALMGAELLFYPTAIGSEPYDATLDTSRMWRRAMVGHSVSNCMPVIAANRIGAETECGSEQAFYGHSFITDEWGDYLAEFGREETGVLVATLDLACAATHRAGMGFFRDRRPQLYTRIAQDI, from the coding sequence ATGTCGAACCGTCAGATCACCGTCGCCGCGCTCCAGCTTGCGCTGAACTCAGCTGATGAGGGCGAGAACATCGCCGCCGTTTCCGCGCTGGTCGAGGAAGCGGCGGGGAAGGGCGCGCAGATCGTGCTGCCGCCCGAACTGTTCTCCGGCCCCTACTTCTGCAAGGTTGAGGACGAGGCGCTGTTCGCGCTGGCCCGCCCCACCGCCGAGCATCCCTCGGTGATCGCCATGCAGGCGCTGGCCGCGAAGCTGAAGATCGCTATCCCAACCAGCTTCTTCGAGCGGGACGGGCATCACTACTACAACACCCTCGCCATGATCGATGCGGAGGGCCAGATCGTCGGCACCTACCGCAAGAGCCACATTCCCGATGGCCCCGGCTATGAGGAAAAGTACTACTTCCGCCCGGGCAATGATGGGTTCAAGGTCTGGGACCTGTTCGGAACCCGCATCGGCGTGGGCGTGTGCTGGGACCAGTGGTATCCCGAATGCGCGCGCGTGATGGCGCTGATGGGCGCAGAACTGCTGTTCTATCCCACGGCGATCGGCTCCGAGCCTTATGACGCCACGCTCGATACCAGCCGCATGTGGCGCCGCGCGATGGTGGGGCACTCGGTGTCCAACTGCATGCCGGTGATCGCCGCCAACCGCATTGGCGCCGAAACCGAATGCGGCAGCGAGCAGGCGTTTTACGGCCACTCCTTCATCACCGACGAATGGGGCGATTACCTCGCCGAATTCGGGCGCGAGGAAACCGGCGTGCTGGTCGCCACCCTGGACCTCGCCTGCGCCGCCACTCACCGCGCCGGCATGGGTTTCTTCCGCGACCGCCGCCCGCAGCTCTACACCCGCATCGCGCAGGATATCTGA
- a CDS encoding class I SAM-dependent methyltransferase yields the protein MRRALLTLSSLLGLVAAPLAANTGTPVKAAPTQQCKGCEALLERAASNPLRKDDRARDAARHPVETLSFFRVGPQMKVGEYAPGGEWYSRFLGLYLGQQGHLVGLFFDPTSGAFKPERQDGIRKAAAAYPADVAKFTGMDASRFAAYTLDAVPEGEKGTFDVIVVPRMMHNLLNWNIADSEIKAMRALLKPGGLIGIEQHRAKADAPYSYTDGSKGYLREADVIRFMEVNGFDLAGKSEVSANPKDTANWPGGVWTLPPTLALKEQDKAKYLAIGESDRMTLLFRKRD from the coding sequence ATGCGCCGCGCCCTGTTGACCCTGTCCTCGCTTCTCGGCCTCGTCGCCGCGCCGCTCGCCGCCAATACCGGTACGCCGGTCAAGGCCGCGCCGACCCAGCAGTGCAAGGGCTGCGAGGCGCTGCTCGAACGGGCCGCCTCCAACCCGCTGCGCAAGGACGACCGCGCTCGCGACGCAGCGCGTCATCCGGTGGAGACGCTGTCGTTCTTCCGCGTCGGCCCGCAGATGAAGGTGGGTGAATATGCGCCGGGCGGAGAGTGGTACTCGCGCTTCCTGGGCCTGTACCTGGGCCAGCAGGGCCATCTGGTCGGCCTGTTCTTCGACCCCACCAGCGGCGCCTTCAAGCCCGAGAGGCAGGACGGCATCCGCAAGGCCGCCGCCGCCTATCCCGCCGACGTCGCCAAGTTCACCGGCATGGATGCCTCGCGCTTCGCCGCCTACACGCTGGACGCCGTGCCCGAGGGCGAGAAGGGCACCTTCGACGTCATCGTCGTGCCGCGCATGATGCACAACCTGTTGAACTGGAACATCGCCGATAGCGAGATAAAGGCGATGCGCGCCCTGCTCAAGCCGGGCGGCCTGATCGGCATCGAGCAGCACCGCGCCAAGGCGGATGCGCCCTATTCGTACACCGATGGCTCGAAGGGCTACCTGCGCGAGGCGGACGTAATCCGCTTCATGGAAGTGAACGGCTTCGACCTCGCCGGAAAGTCCGAGGTCAGCGCCAACCCCAAGGACACGGCGAACTGGCCCGGCGGCGTATGGACCCTGCCGCCCACGCTGGCGCTCAAGGAGCAGGACAAGGCGAAGTACCTCGCGATCGGCGAGAGCGACCGCATGACGCTTCTTTTCCGCAAGCGGGACTGA
- the msrA gene encoding peptide-methionine (S)-S-oxide reductase MsrA produces METAIVAGGCFWCTEAVFRDVVGVNKVESGYIGGNVENPTYKAVCSGSTGHAEAIMVEFDPAVISLPEIFDVFLGTHDPSQLNRQGNDVGTQYRSAIFPLDDAQTQEATAAIARWDGEHPGEKAVTTIEGPAPWYPAEDYHQEYWDGEGQRNPYCLAVIPPKLMKLRKSFQNKVKG; encoded by the coding sequence ATGGAAACGGCAATCGTAGCTGGTGGGTGCTTCTGGTGCACCGAGGCAGTGTTCCGCGACGTGGTCGGGGTGAACAAGGTGGAAAGCGGCTATATCGGCGGCAACGTCGAGAACCCGACCTACAAGGCGGTATGCTCGGGATCGACCGGCCATGCCGAGGCGATCATGGTGGAATTCGATCCCGCCGTGATATCGCTGCCCGAAATATTCGACGTGTTCCTCGGCACGCATGATCCCTCGCAGCTCAACCGCCAGGGCAATGACGTGGGCACCCAGTACCGCTCGGCGATCTTCCCGCTGGACGATGCGCAAACGCAAGAGGCCACCGCCGCCATCGCTCGCTGGGACGGCGAACATCCGGGCGAAAAGGCCGTCACCACCATTGAAGGCCCCGCCCCGTGGTATCCGGCCGAGGACTATCATCAGGAATACTGGGACGGCGAAGGCCAGCGCAACCCCTACTGCCTGGCCGTGATCCCGCCCAAGCTGATGAAGCTGCGCAAGAGCTTCCAGAACAAGGTCAAGGGCTGA
- a CDS encoding RsmB/NOP family class I SAM-dependent RNA methyltransferase, with amino-acid sequence MDIPGLPARRAALHLIDAVLRRGETLDQAAGGALAKVRGDADRALARAIAGEALRWRQDLDELIDSATKMALADDAKARAVLQIMLAQVLRLETPPHAVIATGLPLLMGGPRRLAHGVFSTLMKREARLPAVPTLPEAAATRWGERADAIAAGLVEPPPLDIALRNPAETAEWAERMGGVSLMPGHLRLPRGSAIDLLPGFRDGAWWVQDLAASLPARLLGAGEGKRVLDLCAAPGGKTMQLAAQGWQVTALDNAKRRLERLGENLKRTMLEAEVVLADALTWEPEEKFDAILLDAPCTATGTARRHPDVLHRISPRQIDEMVELQAKLLERAAGWLKPGGRLIYAVCSLEAAEGEGQAAPAGLTVLPIEASELPEGLAPTAEGFLRTDPGMLAEVGGLDGFFVARWVKD; translated from the coding sequence ATGGACATTCCCGGCCTTCCGGCGCGCCGTGCCGCGCTTCACCTTATCGATGCCGTTCTGCGCAGGGGCGAAACGCTCGACCAGGCGGCGGGTGGTGCCCTCGCCAAAGTACGCGGCGACGCCGACCGCGCGCTTGCCCGCGCCATCGCCGGAGAGGCGCTGCGCTGGCGGCAGGACCTGGACGAACTGATAGATTCGGCCACCAAGATGGCTTTGGCAGACGACGCCAAGGCCCGCGCGGTGCTGCAGATCATGCTGGCGCAGGTGCTGCGGCTGGAGACCCCGCCGCACGCGGTGATCGCCACTGGCCTGCCGCTGCTCATGGGCGGCCCGCGCCGTCTGGCCCACGGCGTCTTCTCCACCCTGATGAAGCGCGAGGCCAGGCTGCCGGCCGTCCCCACGCTGCCCGAAGCCGCCGCGACGCGCTGGGGAGAGCGGGCCGATGCCATTGCCGCCGGTCTGGTGGAGCCGCCGCCGCTGGATATCGCCCTGCGCAATCCGGCTGAAACCGCCGAATGGGCAGAGCGCATGGGCGGCGTTTCGCTGATGCCCGGCCATCTGCGTCTGCCGCGCGGTTCGGCGATCGACCTGCTGCCCGGTTTCCGTGACGGTGCCTGGTGGGTGCAGGATCTCGCCGCTAGCCTGCCGGCAAGGTTGCTGGGCGCCGGCGAGGGAAAGCGCGTTCTCGACCTTTGCGCCGCGCCCGGCGGCAAGACCATGCAGCTTGCAGCGCAAGGCTGGCAGGTAACCGCGCTGGACAACGCCAAGCGCCGCCTCGAACGCCTCGGCGAAAACCTCAAGCGCACCATGCTGGAAGCCGAAGTCGTGCTGGCCGATGCACTGACGTGGGAGCCGGAGGAAAAGTTCGATGCGATCCTGCTCGACGCACCGTGCACGGCGACCGGCACCGCGCGGCGCCACCCCGACGTGCTGCACCGCATCTCCCCGCGCCAGATCGACGAGATGGTGGAGCTTCAGGCAAAACTGCTCGAACGCGCGGCGGGCTGGCTTAAGCCGGGCGGGCGGCTGATCTACGCGGTATGTTCATTGGAAGCCGCAGAGGGCGAGGGGCAGGCTGCTCCCGCCGGTTTGACGGTGCTGCCGATCGAGGCGTCTGAACTGCCGGAGGGTCTTGCGCCTACCGCTGAAGGGTTCCTGCGCACCGATCCGGGGATGCTGGCCGAGGTTGGCGGGCTGGACGGGTTCTTTGTGGCGCGCTGGGTCAAGGACTAA
- a CDS encoding DUF1674 domain-containing protein, producing MTKRATQRPEGFSKPAHWTNEPAPKPAQFKDGEDPDGLSPTRYGDWVRNGVAVDF from the coding sequence ATGACCAAGCGCGCAACCCAGCGTCCTGAAGGCTTCTCGAAGCCTGCTCACTGGACGAACGAGCCGGCGCCCAAGCCGGCGCAATTCAAGGACGGTGAAGACCCTGACGGTCTTTCGCCCACCCGCTATGGGGATTGGGTGCGCAACGGGGTTGCCGTCGATTTCTAA
- a CDS encoding efflux transporter outer membrane subunit → MAASRFLSAAALALALSACATAGPDYHPPEQSVANEPSAQGAFVSGNDAAFTQAPLPDRWWSLYDDPRLDALVEQALTANTDLRAAEANLERAEAVVREAEGGRALTTSLTGAVDVSRQAQTGRPLPGVITDNLGLALSYPLDLRGKLRRAIEASESDRAAVEAARDAVRVSVAGAATKAYADVCAANYQLNVTRKVVQLQRQTLDATRRLQRGGRGTTFDVSRAAAAVDASAAALPAFVATRQNGLYLLATLLGRPPAEYPREVADCAALPRLAGALPVEDGASLIRRRADIRQAERTIAGDTARIGVAVADLYPQVSLGSSLGLSGPLENIGKGSSFGFSLGPLLSWSFPNRPVVHARIDQADAKVRADIATFDSTVLTALREAESAMETYARGRERAAALGRARDSAEISAGQAGKLFRFGRGGFLDLLSAQGSLASAEVTHAAAQAAVVDNQIAVFLALGGGWQR, encoded by the coding sequence ATGGCCGCATCGCGCTTCCTCTCCGCCGCAGCATTGGCGCTGGCTTTGTCCGCCTGCGCAACCGCCGGGCCGGACTATCACCCGCCCGAACAGTCGGTGGCGAATGAGCCTTCCGCGCAAGGGGCTTTCGTTTCGGGCAACGACGCGGCTTTCACCCAAGCCCCGCTGCCCGATCGCTGGTGGAGCCTTTACGACGATCCGCGCCTCGATGCGCTGGTCGAACAGGCGCTTACCGCCAACACGGATCTGCGCGCCGCCGAAGCCAACCTCGAACGCGCCGAAGCCGTCGTTCGCGAGGCGGAAGGCGGCCGGGCGCTGACGACTTCGCTGACCGGCGCAGTGGACGTCTCGCGGCAGGCGCAGACCGGCAGGCCGCTGCCCGGCGTCATTACCGACAACCTAGGGCTGGCGCTCAGCTATCCCCTCGATCTGCGCGGCAAGCTGCGGCGCGCGATCGAAGCAAGCGAAAGCGACCGCGCCGCCGTGGAAGCCGCACGCGACGCGGTGCGGGTGAGCGTGGCCGGCGCCGCGACAAAGGCCTACGCCGATGTCTGCGCCGCCAATTACCAGCTGAACGTGACGCGCAAGGTCGTGCAGCTGCAACGCCAGACGCTCGATGCGACGCGCCGCCTGCAACGCGGCGGACGCGGCACCACCTTCGACGTCAGCCGGGCGGCCGCTGCCGTCGACGCCAGCGCCGCTGCCCTGCCGGCCTTCGTAGCAACGCGCCAGAACGGGCTTTACCTGCTCGCCACGCTGCTTGGTCGTCCCCCGGCAGAGTACCCGCGCGAAGTGGCGGACTGCGCTGCGCTGCCCCGGCTGGCCGGAGCGCTTCCGGTTGAGGACGGGGCTTCACTGATCCGCCGCCGCGCCGATATCCGGCAGGCCGAACGGACCATTGCAGGCGATACCGCGCGCATCGGCGTTGCCGTTGCCGACCTCTATCCGCAAGTCAGCCTCGGCTCGTCGCTGGGCCTGTCCGGCCCGCTGGAGAATATCGGCAAAGGCAGCAGCTTCGGCTTCAGCCTCGGCCCGCTGCTCAGCTGGTCGTTCCCCAACCGCCCGGTCGTCCACGCCCGGATCGACCAGGCCGATGCAAAAGTCCGTGCCGACATCGCGACGTTCGACAGCACCGTGCTGACTGCACTACGCGAGGCGGAAAGCGCGATGGAAACCTACGCCCGCGGCCGCGAACGGGCGGCGGCGCTGGGCCGTGCGCGGGATAGCGCCGAAATTTCGGCCGGGCAGGCGGGCAAGCTGTTCCGCTTCGGACGCGGGGGCTTCCTCGACCTGCTGAGCGCGCAGGGCAGCCTTGCTTCGGCGGAAGTCACGCATGCCGCGGCGCAGGCAGCGGTGGTGGATAACCAGATCGCGGTGTTTCTGGCGCTGGGCGGCGGGTGGCAGCGATAG
- a CDS encoding efflux RND transporter periplasmic adaptor subunit: MKNLLPAIGRSAATIVIVILAAFIAFWMWNHYERSPWTRDGRVRADVVRVTPDIGGLVTSVAVRDNQTVKAGDLLFVIDRPRYTLAVEQAQASVASAKATLGQAGRESARDLALGDLVATESHEQNVARVATARAALAEAESALDGAKLNLARTQVHASVNGTVTNLDLHPGDYLAAGSQAMALVDDDSIRVEGYFEETKLAMIHVGAPVTVHLMGEGQALKGRVESIAAGINDDSRSDSGNLLPNVAATFSWVRLAQRIPVRVKLTHVPRDVRLILGRTATVTVEHPAPAAKPVAQETK; the protein is encoded by the coding sequence ATGAAGAACCTGCTTCCCGCGATCGGCCGCAGCGCCGCTACCATCGTCATCGTCATCCTGGCCGCGTTCATCGCGTTCTGGATGTGGAACCACTACGAGCGCAGCCCCTGGACCCGCGACGGGCGCGTGCGTGCCGACGTGGTGCGGGTGACGCCCGACATCGGCGGCCTAGTCACCTCGGTGGCGGTGCGGGACAACCAGACGGTGAAGGCGGGCGACCTTCTATTCGTGATCGACCGCCCGCGCTATACGCTTGCCGTCGAACAGGCGCAGGCTTCCGTAGCGAGCGCGAAGGCTACGCTGGGGCAGGCGGGCCGCGAATCCGCACGCGATCTGGCGCTGGGCGACCTGGTCGCCACCGAATCGCACGAGCAGAACGTCGCCCGCGTCGCCACGGCCCGCGCAGCGCTGGCTGAAGCGGAGAGCGCCCTCGATGGCGCCAAACTCAACCTTGCGCGCACGCAGGTCCATGCCTCGGTCAACGGCACCGTTACCAACCTGGACTTGCACCCCGGCGATTACCTTGCTGCGGGCAGTCAGGCGATGGCGCTGGTCGACGACGATTCGATCCGCGTCGAAGGCTATTTCGAGGAAACCAAGTTGGCGATGATCCACGTCGGCGCCCCCGTCACTGTCCACCTCATGGGCGAGGGGCAGGCGCTCAAGGGCCGGGTCGAAAGCATCGCGGCAGGCATCAATGACGATAGCCGCAGCGATTCGGGCAACCTCCTCCCCAACGTCGCGGCGACCTTCTCGTGGGTGCGCCTCGCCCAGCGCATCCCGGTGCGCGTGAAGCTGACGCATGTTCCCAGGGACGTGCGGCTGATCCTGGGCCGCACCGCGACGGTGACCGTGGAGCATCCCGCCCCCGCCGCAAAGCCAGTAGCGCAGGAAACCAAGTAA
- a CDS encoding DUF1656 domain-containing protein — translation MNGEISIGGVFMPTILLLAVIASVLTMILLRFINVSGLYRFVAYRALVDLCIYIMVLGALSLLAPHIGLHP, via the coding sequence ATGAACGGCGAAATATCCATTGGGGGCGTGTTCATGCCCACCATCCTGCTGCTCGCGGTGATCGCCTCGGTGCTGACGATGATTCTTCTGCGCTTCATCAACGTCTCGGGCCTTTATCGCTTCGTCGCCTATCGCGCCCTTGTGGACCTGTGCATCTACATCATGGTCCTCGGCGCGCTTTCCCTTCTTGCCCCCCACATCGGTCTCCATCCATGA